The Maniola jurtina chromosome 1, ilManJurt1.1, whole genome shotgun sequence genome has a window encoding:
- the LOC123875493 gene encoding tubulin glycylase 3A-like isoform X3 produces MPNKKRKLLKRKKNKKFVKSGVKRIFSPFHKLNYSARQASNNTKMTHESIHFSGGLSSKEKSYVISSCQKKSNRYVDLKILASKAIRDNKIFTIYGSCSAVRKALSERGWVEKLPANRMNLSKIRTGTFSSKTKIQSELERLLLSNLVEKHNPNFVWRTRDERRDTAIDMKKDCNVIINKLETDATWTSKQGLCSSIKRNYWFHIEDEAEVNSPRSYNTSDNGDIEGFVKDYKITACTSLLKWILSMVANDRPIFVPSGNITMNVMVFAVNRCKEYLLRKQNKDIDQPIQSISNRQWDSFLKKYYCIIAKDDVFEPDKANKLPVYLSFSKFLLKEIHKYRPQLSCEGCHNIWIIKPGCCSRGRGIRMASKLGVIINLLNKANTKYVIQKYIEEPLLIHETKFDIRQYYLVTSTYPLIIWMYKDCYLKFSSQKYNLKDYHESIHLTNNAVQRKYRNCSGRHADLPNNNMWDLDEYKSYLNKIGQDDVWDTIIYPGMKKSIVSIMLSCQDSLSVSKNRFELYGCDFILDKDYKPWLIEINSCPDLNHTTHVTAKICPAVVSDLIKVVIDYSKNPKASTGRFERIYRQPVTLQRYTNAVELSLRGHSLPMEYFYKGKIEVLETYEDPKIGKQSDIKKVLNLLKQAYNTETIMKQPDEDFHFPDNKEKDTGTHKTVSEYEMGVAANVINGQLDELMDRIVSKDNFSTENGVKLDLRSCPSSQNSLNPIQNVRSFTDLKTLLKKSANQPTTLDDVIKTFSFSKLDDGPYGKGSITACRAIEEIIHKHSNAANIKNKAHTSQKQDELQHFTQDVFNATAKVVSFINAKEKEYRS; encoded by the exons AATAAAAAGTTTGTTAAAAGTGGAGTGAAGAGGATCTTCTCCCCttttcataaattaaattattcggCGCGACAAGCAAGCAATAATACAAAAATGACTCATGAGAGCATTCACTTTTCTGGTGGTTTGTCTAGTAAGGAAAAATCTTATGTAATTAGCAGttgtcaaaaaaaatctaacagATACGTAgacttaaaaatattagcttCAAAAGCTATAAGAGACAATAAGATTTTTACAATATACGGAAGCTGTAGTGCAGTGAGAAAGGCATTATCAGAGCGGGGTTGGGTCGAAAAACTGCCGGCAAACCGAATGAACCTATCGAAAATACGAACAGGAACGTTCTCAAGTAAAACTAAAATACAAAGTGAACTTGAGAGACTTCTTTTATCCAATCTTGTTGAAAAACATAACCCAAATTTTGTTTGGCGTACAAGAGACGAACGTCGAGACACTGCTATTGACATGAAAAAAGATTGTAATGTAATCATTAACAAATTAGAAACTGATGCGACGTGGACTTCGAAACAAGGGCTCTGTTCCTCGATTAAAAGAAACTATTGGTTTCATATAGAAGACGAAGCTGAAGTTAACAGTCCTCGGTCATATAACACATCTGACAACGGTGATATTGAAGGTTTTGTTAAAGATTATAAAATCACTGCCTGTACGAGCTTATTGAAATGGATATTGTCAATGGTCGCTAACGACAGACCTATTTTCGTCCCTTCAGGGAACATTACTATGAACGTCATGGTTTTTGCAGTTAACCGTTGTAAAGAATATCTGTTGAGAAAGCAAAATAAAGACATTGATCAACCAATACAGTCTATAAGCAATCGTCAATGGGattcttttttgaaaaaatattattgcatTATAGCAAAAGATGACGTTTTTGAGCCTGACAAAGCAAATAAGCTGCCTGTATATTTGAGCTTCTCGAAATTTTTGCTAAAAGAAATCCACAAATATAGGCCGCAGTTAAGCTGCGAAGGGTGTCACAACATTTGGATCATTAAGCCAGGCTGTTGCTCGAGAGGTCGGGGCATTCGCATGGCTTCTAAACTGGGAGTAATCATTAACTTACTGAATAAAGCAAATACGAAAtatgtaatacaaaaatatattg AGGAACCACTGCTCATCCATGAAACAAAATTTGACATTAGGCAATACTACCTTGTAACGAGCACTTATCCATTGATCATTTGGATGTATAAAGATTGCTATTTAAAATTCAGCTCACAAAAGTACAATTTAAAGGATTACCATGAATCAATTCATCTTACGAACAACGCCGTTCAAAGAAAATACAGAAACTGTTCAGGCAGGCATGCCGACCTGCCAAACAACAATATGTGGGACTTGGACGAGTACAaaagttatttgaataaaattggcCAAGATGATGTTTGGGACACAATTATATATCCTGGAATGAAAAAGTCAATAGTTAGTATCATGCTGAGTTGCCAGGACTCTTTGTCAGTAAGCAAGAATCGTTTTGAATTGTACGGATGCGACTTTATACTCGATAAAGACTACAAGCCATGGCTTATAGAAATCAACTCTTGTCCAGATTTAAACCACACCACGCACGTTACAGCTAAAATTTGTCCAGCTGTAGTGTCAGATTTAATAAAAG TGGTTATCGACTATTCAAAAAACCCAAAAGCTTCTACCGGAAGGTTCGAACGTATCTATCGACAGCCCGTAACATTGCAACGCTATACCAATGCTGTCGAATTATCTCTGCGCGGCCATTCGTTGCCCATGGAATACTTTTACAAAGGAAAAATTGAAGTACTTGAAACCTATGAAGATCCTAAAATTGGCAAACAAAGTGATATAAAAAAAGTGCTTAATTTATTGAAACAGGCTTACAATACGGAAACGATAATGAAGCAACCGGATGAAGATTTTCACTTTCCAGATAATAAGGAAAAAGACACTGGTACGCATAAAACTGTATCTGAATACGAAATGGGTGTGGCAGCTAATGTTATTAATGGGCAACTAGATGAGTTGATGGACAGAATAGTATCCAAAGACAATTTTAGTACTGAGAATGGTGTTAAACTTGATTTACGTTCCTGTCCATCTTCGCAGAACTCTCTTAATCCAATACAAAATGTTCGCAGCTTCACGGACCTCAAAACTCTTTTGAAAAAATCTGCAAATCAACCAACAACACTGGATGATGTCATCAAGACATTTAGTTTTAGTAAACTAGATGATGGACCGTATGGTAAAGGCAGTATTACAGCATGCAGAGCCATTGAAGAAATTATTCATAAACATTCCAATGcagctaatattaaaaataaggcACACACGTCACAAAAACAAGATGAGCTGCAACACTTTACACAAGACGTATTTAATGCAACCGCCAAAGTTGTCTCCTTTATTAATGCAAAAGAAAAAGAGTACCGCTCTTAA
- the LOC123875493 gene encoding tubulin glycylase 3A-like isoform X6, with translation MTHESIHFSGGLSSKEKSYVISSCQKKSNRYVDLKILASKAIRDNKIFTIYGSCSAVRKALSERGWVEKLPANRMNLSKIRTGTFSSKTKIQSELERLLLSNLVEKHNPNFVWRTRDERRDTAIDMKKDCNVIINKLETDATWTSKQGLCSSIKRNYWFHIEDEAEVNSPRSYNTSDNGDIEGFVKDYKITACTSLLKWILSMVANDRPIFVPSGNITMNVMVFAVNRCKEYLLRKQNKDIDQPIQSISNRQWDSFLKKYYCIIAKDDVFEPDKANKLPVYLSFSKFLLKEIHKYRPQLSCEGCHNIWIIKPGCCSRGRGIRMASKLGVIINLLNKANTKYVIQKYIEEPLLIHETKFDIRQYYLVTSTYPLIIWMYKDCYLKFSSQKYNLKDYHESIHLTNNAVQRKYRNCSGRHADLPNNNMWDLDEYKSYLNKIGQDDVWDTIIYPGMKKSIVSIMLSCQDSLSVSKNRFELYGCDFILDKDYKPWLIEINSCPDLNHTTHVTAKICPAVVSDLIKVVIDYSKNPKASTGRFERIYRQPVTLQRYTNAVELSLRGHSLPMEYFYKGKIEVLETYEDPKIGKQSDIKKVLNLLKQAYNTETIMKQPDEDFHFPDNKEKDTGTHKTVSEYEMGVAANVINGQLDELMDRIVSKDNFSTENGVKLDLRSCPSSQNSLNPIQNVRSFTDLKTLLKKSANQPTTLDDVIKTFSFSKLDDGPYGKGSITACRAIEEIIHKHSNAANIKNKAHTSQKQDELQHFTQDVFNATAKVVSFINAKEKEYRS, from the exons ATGACTCATGAGAGCATTCACTTTTCTGGTGGTTTGTCTAGTAAGGAAAAATCTTATGTAATTAGCAGttgtcaaaaaaaatctaacagATACGTAgacttaaaaatattagcttCAAAAGCTATAAGAGACAATAAGATTTTTACAATATACGGAAGCTGTAGTGCAGTGAGAAAGGCATTATCAGAGCGGGGTTGGGTCGAAAAACTGCCGGCAAACCGAATGAACCTATCGAAAATACGAACAGGAACGTTCTCAAGTAAAACTAAAATACAAAGTGAACTTGAGAGACTTCTTTTATCCAATCTTGTTGAAAAACATAACCCAAATTTTGTTTGGCGTACAAGAGACGAACGTCGAGACACTGCTATTGACATGAAAAAAGATTGTAATGTAATCATTAACAAATTAGAAACTGATGCGACGTGGACTTCGAAACAAGGGCTCTGTTCCTCGATTAAAAGAAACTATTGGTTTCATATAGAAGACGAAGCTGAAGTTAACAGTCCTCGGTCATATAACACATCTGACAACGGTGATATTGAAGGTTTTGTTAAAGATTATAAAATCACTGCCTGTACGAGCTTATTGAAATGGATATTGTCAATGGTCGCTAACGACAGACCTATTTTCGTCCCTTCAGGGAACATTACTATGAACGTCATGGTTTTTGCAGTTAACCGTTGTAAAGAATATCTGTTGAGAAAGCAAAATAAAGACATTGATCAACCAATACAGTCTATAAGCAATCGTCAATGGGattcttttttgaaaaaatattattgcatTATAGCAAAAGATGACGTTTTTGAGCCTGACAAAGCAAATAAGCTGCCTGTATATTTGAGCTTCTCGAAATTTTTGCTAAAAGAAATCCACAAATATAGGCCGCAGTTAAGCTGCGAAGGGTGTCACAACATTTGGATCATTAAGCCAGGCTGTTGCTCGAGAGGTCGGGGCATTCGCATGGCTTCTAAACTGGGAGTAATCATTAACTTACTGAATAAAGCAAATACGAAAtatgtaatacaaaaatatattg AGGAACCACTGCTCATCCATGAAACAAAATTTGACATTAGGCAATACTACCTTGTAACGAGCACTTATCCATTGATCATTTGGATGTATAAAGATTGCTATTTAAAATTCAGCTCACAAAAGTACAATTTAAAGGATTACCATGAATCAATTCATCTTACGAACAACGCCGTTCAAAGAAAATACAGAAACTGTTCAGGCAGGCATGCCGACCTGCCAAACAACAATATGTGGGACTTGGACGAGTACAaaagttatttgaataaaattggcCAAGATGATGTTTGGGACACAATTATATATCCTGGAATGAAAAAGTCAATAGTTAGTATCATGCTGAGTTGCCAGGACTCTTTGTCAGTAAGCAAGAATCGTTTTGAATTGTACGGATGCGACTTTATACTCGATAAAGACTACAAGCCATGGCTTATAGAAATCAACTCTTGTCCAGATTTAAACCACACCACGCACGTTACAGCTAAAATTTGTCCAGCTGTAGTGTCAGATTTAATAAAAG TGGTTATCGACTATTCAAAAAACCCAAAAGCTTCTACCGGAAGGTTCGAACGTATCTATCGACAGCCCGTAACATTGCAACGCTATACCAATGCTGTCGAATTATCTCTGCGCGGCCATTCGTTGCCCATGGAATACTTTTACAAAGGAAAAATTGAAGTACTTGAAACCTATGAAGATCCTAAAATTGGCAAACAAAGTGATATAAAAAAAGTGCTTAATTTATTGAAACAGGCTTACAATACGGAAACGATAATGAAGCAACCGGATGAAGATTTTCACTTTCCAGATAATAAGGAAAAAGACACTGGTACGCATAAAACTGTATCTGAATACGAAATGGGTGTGGCAGCTAATGTTATTAATGGGCAACTAGATGAGTTGATGGACAGAATAGTATCCAAAGACAATTTTAGTACTGAGAATGGTGTTAAACTTGATTTACGTTCCTGTCCATCTTCGCAGAACTCTCTTAATCCAATACAAAATGTTCGCAGCTTCACGGACCTCAAAACTCTTTTGAAAAAATCTGCAAATCAACCAACAACACTGGATGATGTCATCAAGACATTTAGTTTTAGTAAACTAGATGATGGACCGTATGGTAAAGGCAGTATTACAGCATGCAGAGCCATTGAAGAAATTATTCATAAACATTCCAATGcagctaatattaaaaataaggcACACACGTCACAAAAACAAGATGAGCTGCAACACTTTACACAAGACGTATTTAATGCAACCGCCAAAGTTGTCTCCTTTATTAATGCAAAAGAAAAAGAGTACCGCTCTTAA
- the LOC123875493 gene encoding tubulin glycylase 3A-like isoform X2, with the protein MPNKKRKLLKRKKKINASKSCPRRIVIDHIIKNEEIRETTSAAVATKSFQIQNKKFVKSGVKRIFSPFHKLNYSARQASNNTKMTHESIHFSGGLSSKEKSYVISSCQKKSNRYVDLKILASKAIRDNKIFTIYGSCSAVRKALSERGWVEKLPANRMNLSKIRTGTFSSKTKIQSELERLLLSNLVEKHNPNFVWRTRDERRDTAIDMKKDCNVIINKLETDATWTSKQGLCSSIKRNYWFHIEDEAEVNSPRSYNTSDNGDIEGFVKDYKITACTSLLKWILSMVANDRPIFVPSGNITMNVMVFAVNRCKEYLLRKQNKDIDQPIQSISNRQWDSFLKKYYCIIAKDDVFEPDKANKLPVYLSFSKFLLKEIHKYRPQLSCEGCHNIWIIKPGCCSRGRGIRMASKLGVIINLLNKANTKYVIQKYIEEPLLIHETKFDIRQYYLVTSTYPLIIWMYKDCYLKFSSQKYNLKDYHESIHLTNNAVQRKYRNCSGRHADLPNNNMWDLDEYKSYLNKIGQDDVWDTIIYPGMKKSIVSIMLSCQDSLSVSKNRFELYGCDFILDKDYKPWLIEINSCPDLNHTTHVTAKICPAVVSDLIKVVIDYSKNPKASTGRFERIYRQPVTLQRYTNAVELSLRGHSLPMEYFYKGKIEVLETYEDPKIGKQSDIKKVLNLLKQAYNTETIMKQPDEDFHFPDNKEKDTGTHKTVSEYEMGVAANVINGQLDELMDRIVSKDNFSTENGVKLDLRSCPSSQNSLNPIQNVRSFTDLKTLLKKSANQPTTLDDVIKTFSFSKLDDGPYGKGSITACRAIEEIIHKHSNAANIKNKAHTSQKQDELQHFTQDVFNATAKVVSFINAKEKEYRS; encoded by the exons TTATAGACCATATTATTAAGAATGAAGAAATTCGAGAAACTACAAGTGCTGCGGTTGCTACCAAGTCATTTCAAATACAG AATAAAAAGTTTGTTAAAAGTGGAGTGAAGAGGATCTTCTCCCCttttcataaattaaattattcggCGCGACAAGCAAGCAATAATACAAAAATGACTCATGAGAGCATTCACTTTTCTGGTGGTTTGTCTAGTAAGGAAAAATCTTATGTAATTAGCAGttgtcaaaaaaaatctaacagATACGTAgacttaaaaatattagcttCAAAAGCTATAAGAGACAATAAGATTTTTACAATATACGGAAGCTGTAGTGCAGTGAGAAAGGCATTATCAGAGCGGGGTTGGGTCGAAAAACTGCCGGCAAACCGAATGAACCTATCGAAAATACGAACAGGAACGTTCTCAAGTAAAACTAAAATACAAAGTGAACTTGAGAGACTTCTTTTATCCAATCTTGTTGAAAAACATAACCCAAATTTTGTTTGGCGTACAAGAGACGAACGTCGAGACACTGCTATTGACATGAAAAAAGATTGTAATGTAATCATTAACAAATTAGAAACTGATGCGACGTGGACTTCGAAACAAGGGCTCTGTTCCTCGATTAAAAGAAACTATTGGTTTCATATAGAAGACGAAGCTGAAGTTAACAGTCCTCGGTCATATAACACATCTGACAACGGTGATATTGAAGGTTTTGTTAAAGATTATAAAATCACTGCCTGTACGAGCTTATTGAAATGGATATTGTCAATGGTCGCTAACGACAGACCTATTTTCGTCCCTTCAGGGAACATTACTATGAACGTCATGGTTTTTGCAGTTAACCGTTGTAAAGAATATCTGTTGAGAAAGCAAAATAAAGACATTGATCAACCAATACAGTCTATAAGCAATCGTCAATGGGattcttttttgaaaaaatattattgcatTATAGCAAAAGATGACGTTTTTGAGCCTGACAAAGCAAATAAGCTGCCTGTATATTTGAGCTTCTCGAAATTTTTGCTAAAAGAAATCCACAAATATAGGCCGCAGTTAAGCTGCGAAGGGTGTCACAACATTTGGATCATTAAGCCAGGCTGTTGCTCGAGAGGTCGGGGCATTCGCATGGCTTCTAAACTGGGAGTAATCATTAACTTACTGAATAAAGCAAATACGAAAtatgtaatacaaaaatatattg AGGAACCACTGCTCATCCATGAAACAAAATTTGACATTAGGCAATACTACCTTGTAACGAGCACTTATCCATTGATCATTTGGATGTATAAAGATTGCTATTTAAAATTCAGCTCACAAAAGTACAATTTAAAGGATTACCATGAATCAATTCATCTTACGAACAACGCCGTTCAAAGAAAATACAGAAACTGTTCAGGCAGGCATGCCGACCTGCCAAACAACAATATGTGGGACTTGGACGAGTACAaaagttatttgaataaaattggcCAAGATGATGTTTGGGACACAATTATATATCCTGGAATGAAAAAGTCAATAGTTAGTATCATGCTGAGTTGCCAGGACTCTTTGTCAGTAAGCAAGAATCGTTTTGAATTGTACGGATGCGACTTTATACTCGATAAAGACTACAAGCCATGGCTTATAGAAATCAACTCTTGTCCAGATTTAAACCACACCACGCACGTTACAGCTAAAATTTGTCCAGCTGTAGTGTCAGATTTAATAAAAG TGGTTATCGACTATTCAAAAAACCCAAAAGCTTCTACCGGAAGGTTCGAACGTATCTATCGACAGCCCGTAACATTGCAACGCTATACCAATGCTGTCGAATTATCTCTGCGCGGCCATTCGTTGCCCATGGAATACTTTTACAAAGGAAAAATTGAAGTACTTGAAACCTATGAAGATCCTAAAATTGGCAAACAAAGTGATATAAAAAAAGTGCTTAATTTATTGAAACAGGCTTACAATACGGAAACGATAATGAAGCAACCGGATGAAGATTTTCACTTTCCAGATAATAAGGAAAAAGACACTGGTACGCATAAAACTGTATCTGAATACGAAATGGGTGTGGCAGCTAATGTTATTAATGGGCAACTAGATGAGTTGATGGACAGAATAGTATCCAAAGACAATTTTAGTACTGAGAATGGTGTTAAACTTGATTTACGTTCCTGTCCATCTTCGCAGAACTCTCTTAATCCAATACAAAATGTTCGCAGCTTCACGGACCTCAAAACTCTTTTGAAAAAATCTGCAAATCAACCAACAACACTGGATGATGTCATCAAGACATTTAGTTTTAGTAAACTAGATGATGGACCGTATGGTAAAGGCAGTATTACAGCATGCAGAGCCATTGAAGAAATTATTCATAAACATTCCAATGcagctaatattaaaaataaggcACACACGTCACAAAAACAAGATGAGCTGCAACACTTTACACAAGACGTATTTAATGCAACCGCCAAAGTTGTCTCCTTTATTAATGCAAAAGAAAAAGAGTACCGCTCTTAA
- the LOC123875493 gene encoding tubulin glycylase 3A-like isoform X8 gives MPNKKRKLLKRKKKINASKSCPRRIVIDHIIKNEEIRETTSAAVATKSFQIQNKKFVKSGVKRIFSPFHKLNYSARQASNNTKMTHESIHFSGGLSSKEKSYVISSCQKKSNRYVDLKILASKAIRDNKIFTIYGSCSAVRKALSERGWVEKLPANRMNLSKIRTGTFSSKTKIQSELERLLLSNLVEKHNPNFVWRTRDERRDTAIDMKKDCNVIINKLETDATWTSKQGLCSSIKRNYWFHIEDEAEVNSPRSYNTSDNGDIEGFVKDYKITACTSLLKWILSMVANDRPIFVPSGNITMNVMVFAVNRCKEYLLRKQNKDIDQPIQSISNRQWDSFLKKYYCIIAKDDVFEPDKANKLPVYLSFSKFLLKEIHKYRPQLSCEGCHNIWIIKPGCCSRGRGIRMASKLGVIINLLNKANTKYVIQKYIEEPLLIHETKFDIRQYYLVTSTYPLIIWMYKDCYLKFSSQKYNLKDYHESIHLTNNAVQRKYRNCSGRHADLPNNNMWDLDEYKSYLNKIGQDDVWDTIIYPGMKKSIVSIMLSCQDSLSVSKNRFELYGCDFILDKDYKPWLIEINSCPDLNHTTHVTAKICPAVVSDLIKVVIDYSKNPKASTGRFERIYRQPVTLQRYTNAVELSLRGHSLPMEYFYKGKIEVLETYEDPKIGKQSDIKKVLNLLKQAYNTETIMKQPDEDFHFPDNKEKDTASRTSKLF, from the exons TTATAGACCATATTATTAAGAATGAAGAAATTCGAGAAACTACAAGTGCTGCGGTTGCTACCAAGTCATTTCAAATACAG AATAAAAAGTTTGTTAAAAGTGGAGTGAAGAGGATCTTCTCCCCttttcataaattaaattattcggCGCGACAAGCAAGCAATAATACAAAAATGACTCATGAGAGCATTCACTTTTCTGGTGGTTTGTCTAGTAAGGAAAAATCTTATGTAATTAGCAGttgtcaaaaaaaatctaacagATACGTAgacttaaaaatattagcttCAAAAGCTATAAGAGACAATAAGATTTTTACAATATACGGAAGCTGTAGTGCAGTGAGAAAGGCATTATCAGAGCGGGGTTGGGTCGAAAAACTGCCGGCAAACCGAATGAACCTATCGAAAATACGAACAGGAACGTTCTCAAGTAAAACTAAAATACAAAGTGAACTTGAGAGACTTCTTTTATCCAATCTTGTTGAAAAACATAACCCAAATTTTGTTTGGCGTACAAGAGACGAACGTCGAGACACTGCTATTGACATGAAAAAAGATTGTAATGTAATCATTAACAAATTAGAAACTGATGCGACGTGGACTTCGAAACAAGGGCTCTGTTCCTCGATTAAAAGAAACTATTGGTTTCATATAGAAGACGAAGCTGAAGTTAACAGTCCTCGGTCATATAACACATCTGACAACGGTGATATTGAAGGTTTTGTTAAAGATTATAAAATCACTGCCTGTACGAGCTTATTGAAATGGATATTGTCAATGGTCGCTAACGACAGACCTATTTTCGTCCCTTCAGGGAACATTACTATGAACGTCATGGTTTTTGCAGTTAACCGTTGTAAAGAATATCTGTTGAGAAAGCAAAATAAAGACATTGATCAACCAATACAGTCTATAAGCAATCGTCAATGGGattcttttttgaaaaaatattattgcatTATAGCAAAAGATGACGTTTTTGAGCCTGACAAAGCAAATAAGCTGCCTGTATATTTGAGCTTCTCGAAATTTTTGCTAAAAGAAATCCACAAATATAGGCCGCAGTTAAGCTGCGAAGGGTGTCACAACATTTGGATCATTAAGCCAGGCTGTTGCTCGAGAGGTCGGGGCATTCGCATGGCTTCTAAACTGGGAGTAATCATTAACTTACTGAATAAAGCAAATACGAAAtatgtaatacaaaaatatattg AGGAACCACTGCTCATCCATGAAACAAAATTTGACATTAGGCAATACTACCTTGTAACGAGCACTTATCCATTGATCATTTGGATGTATAAAGATTGCTATTTAAAATTCAGCTCACAAAAGTACAATTTAAAGGATTACCATGAATCAATTCATCTTACGAACAACGCCGTTCAAAGAAAATACAGAAACTGTTCAGGCAGGCATGCCGACCTGCCAAACAACAATATGTGGGACTTGGACGAGTACAaaagttatttgaataaaattggcCAAGATGATGTTTGGGACACAATTATATATCCTGGAATGAAAAAGTCAATAGTTAGTATCATGCTGAGTTGCCAGGACTCTTTGTCAGTAAGCAAGAATCGTTTTGAATTGTACGGATGCGACTTTATACTCGATAAAGACTACAAGCCATGGCTTATAGAAATCAACTCTTGTCCAGATTTAAACCACACCACGCACGTTACAGCTAAAATTTGTCCAGCTGTAGTGTCAGATTTAATAAAAG TGGTTATCGACTATTCAAAAAACCCAAAAGCTTCTACCGGAAGGTTCGAACGTATCTATCGACAGCCCGTAACATTGCAACGCTATACCAATGCTGTCGAATTATCTCTGCGCGGCCATTCGTTGCCCATGGAATACTTTTACAAAGGAAAAATTGAAGTACTTGAAACCTATGAAGATCCTAAAATTGGCAAACAAAGTGATATAAAAAAAGTGCTTAATTTATTGAAACAGGCTTACAATACGGAAACGATAATGAAGCAACCGGATGAAGATTTTCACTTTCCAGATAATAAGGAAAAAGACACTG CTTCACGGACCTCAAAACTCTTTTGA